In one archaeon BMS3Bbin15 genomic region, the following are encoded:
- a CDS encoding ORF6N domain protein, which translates to MKEELIVSNNSIKDKIHTIRGLQVILDSDLAVLYDVPTKVLNQAVKRNIDRFPIDFMFQLTKGEAKNLMSQNATSTIFSLRSQIVTIKNKRGAHRKYLQYVFTEQGVAMLSGILRSKKAIEVSIQIMRAFISMRKFIFQNAEIFRRLDTVERKQLESQIKTDKNFERIFEAIESKELVKKQGLFFDGQIFDAYKFVSDLIRSAKKSIVLIDNFVDDSVLTLFSKRRINVGVVIYTKIITKQLKLDLNKYNSQYPVIEIKEFKDSHDRFMIIDNKEVYHIGASLKDLGQKWFAFSKFEKDALELLEKLE; encoded by the coding sequence ATGAAAGAAGAATTAATAGTTTCAAATAATTCAATTAAAGATAAAATTCATACAATCAGAGGGCTTCAGGTAATACTTGATAGTGATTTAGCTGTACTTTATGATGTTCCAACAAAAGTATTAAATCAAGCAGTCAAAAGAAACATTGATAGATTTCCTATAGATTTTATGTTTCAGCTAACAAAAGGAGAAGCAAAAAACTTGATGTCGCAAAATGCGACTTCAACTATTTTTAGTTTAAGGTCACAAATTGTGACCATAAAAAATAAAAGAGGCGCTCATAGAAAATATTTACAATACGTTTTCACTGAACAAGGCGTTGCTATGCTCTCTGGAATTCTGAGAAGTAAGAAGGCGATTGAAGTGAGTATTCAGATAATGAGAGCTTTTATTTCAATGCGTAAATTTATTTTTCAAAATGCTGAAATATTTAGAAGGTTAGATACTGTTGAAAGAAAACAATTAGAATCTCAAATAAAAACAGATAAAAATTTTGAACGAATTTTTGAGGCAATTGAAAGTAAAGAACTTGTTAAAAAACAAGGGCTCTTTTTTGACGGACAGATATTTGATGCTTATAAGTTTGTTTCTGATTTAATAAGAAGCGCAAAAAAATCAATTGTGTTAATTGATAATTTCGTTGATGATTCTGTTTTGACATTGTTTTCTAAAAGAAGAATTAATGTGGGTGTGGTAATTTATACAAAAATCATCACAAAACAATTAAAATTAGATTTAAATAAATATAATTCTCAATATCCTGTAATTGAAATTAAAGAATTTAAAGATTCGCATGACAGGTTTATGATTATTGACAATAAAGAAGTATATCATATTGGCGCATCGTTAAAAGATTTAGGACAGAAATGGTTTGCATTTTCAAAGTTTGAAAAGGATGCATTGGAATTGCTGGAGAAATTAGAATGA
- a CDS encoding EcoKI restriction-modification system protein HsdS, with protein MNKQKLPGGWKEIELSEVFDFQKKSRIKAGEGLKKGEYKFFTSSDKQTKFIDQYNQYNQDGEYLIFATGGHAGIHYCNEKFSTSTDCFIVKVDKKVLAKYVYYYLFGKIQLLEEGFKGAGLKHISKGYIQDIKLFYPENKETQKAIVSILEKAEKAKEWRKEADNLTQDFLESTFFEMFGNPINNDKNWIKCNLSKYGLLARGKSAHRPQNAKFLYGGKYPFIQTGDVRQSDSIYLKKYTQTYSEEGIKQSKLFYRGTLAITIAANIGETAVLAFDSYFPDSVVGFKVESPLFMSYLLKCYKPLLDSLATNTAQKNINLAILNNLEVIDIPIALQNKFASIVQEVEKLKQHQKRSNQEINNLFNALMQKAFKGELKC; from the coding sequence ATGAATAAACAAAAATTACCAGGGGGATGGAAGGAAATTGAACTTAGCGAAGTATTCGATTTTCAAAAAAAATCAAGGATAAAGGCAGGAGAAGGTTTGAAGAAAGGTGAATATAAATTCTTTACGTCAAGCGATAAGCAAACTAAATTTATTGACCAATATAATCAATATAATCAAGACGGAGAGTATTTAATATTTGCAACTGGGGGGCATGCAGGAATTCATTATTGTAATGAAAAATTTTCTACTAGTACAGATTGTTTTATTGTAAAAGTTGATAAAAAAGTTTTAGCAAAATATGTTTATTATTATTTATTTGGTAAAATTCAATTACTTGAAGAAGGATTTAAGGGGGCAGGATTAAAACATATTTCGAAAGGATATATTCAAGATATAAAATTATTTTACCCAGAAAATAAAGAAACACAAAAAGCAATAGTTTCAATTTTAGAAAAAGCAGAAAAAGCAAAAGAATGGCGAAAAGAAGCAGATAATTTGACACAAGATTTTTTAGAAAGCACTTTTTTTGAGATGTTTGGAAATCCAATTAATAATGATAAAAATTGGATAAAGTGTAATTTATCAAAATATGGGCTATTGGCAAGGGGTAAATCTGCACATAGACCGCAAAATGCGAAATTTTTATATGGTGGAAAATATCCTTTTATTCAAACAGGAGATGTTAGGCAAAGTGATTCAATCTATCTAAAAAAGTATACTCAAACATATTCCGAAGAGGGAATTAAGCAAAGCAAATTATTCTATAGAGGAACTTTAGCAATAACTATTGCAGCTAATATTGGTGAAACTGCTGTATTGGCATTTGACTCATATTTTCCGGATAGTGTAGTTGGTTTTAAAGTAGAGTCCCCCCTATTCATGAGTTATTTATTGAAATGTTATAAACCTCTTTTAGATTCATTAGCAACTAATACTGCTCAAAAAAATATTAATTTAGCAATCTTAAATAATTTAGAAGTAATTGATATCCCAATCGCCCTACAAAACAAATTCGCTTCCATCGTCCAAGAAGTAGAAAAACTAAAACAACATCAAAAAAGATCTAATCAGGAAATAAACAACTTATTTAATGCTTTAATGCAGAAAGCTTTCAAGGGGGAACTAAAATGTTAG